The following coding sequences lie in one Paenibacillus durus ATCC 35681 genomic window:
- a CDS encoding ABC transporter permease, whose translation MANIWTIAAYELRRLLRSRSMLINLFLLPILLIFLLGSALSGVMGGGKDQRIDSFRVGIVDAAANPSERSQLIGNFLKSPEVAEIITPETADSREAAVSGVRSGEYGYAVIVPAGFDKDIMSGKEARLEYILGKNRTDNMVAGTVFDNFLSSINYKQAAAMTLGPQAISAMTESGKGNPAVVLGKLDEGGPAYTASQYYAAAMLLMFLLMCGQMVITSLYSEKDNHTLFRIGSMPVKGGELFMGKMLGIGLVSVLQCASIILATHFLFGVYWGNRPGLLALVCLLMILASLTLSVIIAMFARTAASARSISGGLTVVMTFISGGMTPLPDSWVNTGGAISINHWGMRGILRMMLESPWAQISGSITMLSLICLVLLGLAFFSYRKVGYHA comes from the coding sequence ATGGCAAATATTTGGACAATTGCGGCGTATGAGCTGCGGCGCCTGCTCCGTTCCCGCTCGATGCTGATCAACCTGTTTCTGCTGCCGATTTTGCTGATTTTCCTGCTTGGCTCGGCGCTTTCCGGCGTTATGGGTGGAGGTAAGGACCAGAGGATCGATTCTTTCCGGGTGGGCATTGTCGATGCGGCAGCGAACCCCTCCGAGCGCTCGCAGCTGATAGGGAACTTCCTGAAGTCGCCAGAGGTCGCGGAGATCATTACACCGGAAACCGCAGACAGCCGGGAAGCGGCGGTAAGCGGCGTGCGTTCGGGAGAATACGGCTATGCCGTCATCGTTCCGGCGGGATTCGATAAGGATATCATGAGCGGGAAGGAAGCGCGGCTTGAATATATTCTCGGCAAAAACCGGACGGACAATATGGTCGCAGGAACCGTGTTCGATAATTTCCTGAGCAGCATCAATTATAAGCAGGCCGCTGCCATGACGCTTGGACCCCAGGCGATTAGCGCGATGACGGAGAGCGGAAAAGGCAATCCGGCCGTGGTGCTCGGCAAGTTGGATGAAGGAGGCCCAGCCTACACCGCTTCCCAGTATTACGCGGCTGCGATGCTTCTGATGTTCCTGCTAATGTGCGGACAGATGGTGATCACCAGCCTGTACAGTGAAAAGGATAACCATACATTGTTCCGGATCGGCTCCATGCCGGTGAAGGGCGGGGAACTCTTTATGGGAAAAATGCTTGGCATCGGACTCGTGTCCGTCCTGCAGTGCGCCTCCATTATTTTGGCTACACACTTTCTGTTCGGCGTGTACTGGGGCAACCGTCCGGGGCTGCTGGCGCTGGTATGTCTGTTAATGATTCTTGCTTCGCTGACCTTGTCGGTCATTATAGCTATGTTTGCCAGAACTGCAGCGTCGGCACGGTCCATTTCAGGCGGGCTGACGGTGGTAATGACGTTTATTAGCGGAGGGATGACTCCCCTGCCGGATTCCTGGGTGAACACGGGCGGCGCGATTTCAATCAATCACTGGGGGATGAGAGGCATCCTGCGAATGATGCTGGAATCCCCGTGGGCGCAAATTTCGGGCAGTATCACGATGCTGTCGCTGATCTGTCTCGTGCTGCTGGGCTTAGCATTTTTCTCGTACCGAAAGGTGGGTTACCATGCATAA
- a CDS encoding ABC transporter ATP-binding protein — protein sequence MALASLTDVIKRYDSKLTVDHVNLSINEGEIFGLLGPNGAGKSTTISMLCGLLKMDGGSIVIDGISVANQPLEAKKRIGLVPQDLALYEDLTAWGNASFFGKLYGLRGELLKERVQEALEFTGLADRAKEKPSTFSGGMKRRLNIACAIMHRPKLIIMDEPTVGIDPQSRNHILESVKALNKLGSTVIYTSHYMEEVEAICDRVAIMDKGHIIACGTEKELRERVAHEEKIIIKAGSITPDLILELKQHPRVTRVEAEGETLELYLPSSQSELQDILFIFAKHGGVIQTLQIEEPDLETLFLSLTGRTLRD from the coding sequence ATGGCACTTGCTTCACTAACCGATGTGATAAAAAGATATGACAGCAAGCTGACGGTGGATCATGTGAACCTAAGCATTAATGAAGGGGAAATATTCGGTCTGCTCGGTCCGAACGGCGCGGGCAAAAGCACGACGATCAGCATGCTCTGCGGCCTGCTGAAGATGGACGGGGGAAGCATAGTCATTGATGGTATTTCCGTAGCGAACCAGCCGCTTGAGGCCAAAAAAAGAATCGGGCTCGTCCCCCAGGATCTGGCGCTGTACGAAGACCTGACTGCCTGGGGAAATGCATCCTTTTTCGGCAAACTGTACGGCCTGCGCGGCGAATTGCTGAAGGAGCGGGTGCAGGAGGCGCTGGAGTTTACCGGACTCGCCGACCGTGCGAAAGAAAAGCCGTCCACTTTTTCCGGAGGGATGAAACGGCGGCTGAACATTGCCTGCGCCATTATGCACCGGCCCAAGCTGATTATTATGGATGAGCCGACGGTGGGAATCGACCCGCAATCCCGAAACCATATCCTTGAATCGGTTAAAGCGCTCAATAAGCTGGGCTCAACCGTCATCTATACGAGCCACTACATGGAAGAGGTTGAAGCGATATGCGACAGGGTGGCGATTATGGATAAGGGGCATATCATTGCTTGCGGGACGGAAAAAGAGCTGCGGGAACGGGTCGCCCACGAAGAGAAAATCATCATTAAAGCGGGCAGTATCACGCCAGACCTGATTCTGGAGCTTAAGCAGCATCCCCGGGTGACCCGGGTGGAAGCCGAAGGCGAGACGCTGGAGCTGTATCTGCCGTCGTCCCAAAGCGAGCTGCAGGATATCCTGTTTATTTTCGCCAAGCATGGGGGCGTCATTCAGACGCTGCAAATCGAGGAACCGGATCTGGAGACTTTATTCTTAAGCCTGACCGGACGGACTTTACGGGATTAG
- a CDS encoding sensor histidine kinase, with amino-acid sequence MTKELKLLRYGLIAIPAFISMYVQDYANYDRFTLRLLILLLLATLGARLPARFTIGMAALEMLYSSWLCSRYGSLMVFPSLSVLLVYFRLRPGSLPLLFAGIHLTVLNAAVMEEAPVIRAWVNLVFLLAAVLCSQLHSAGRGREETLHLYDELRKKHFELDEARDRLLQFASQVENAAQAEERVRISRQLHDDIGHRLIRVKMMMEAALHTLPSAPEAGMSMMRQVRDQLAESMDDLRAAVRRIGRGPHLEGAYALDRLLEETGRDTGIETSYTVEGAPFPLYPSFQVVLYKNAREAITNGLRHGQATSVGIKLCYSPSEVTMEISNNGKTMEEYGGEMAERSGNNRGNGTPSERLPGVKQGLQERNGNNRDKGPRPERLPGVNQGLPLTGAAGGMGLKGMEERTRLVGGTFEVRAAYPFTVITKLPVYKQSEIM; translated from the coding sequence GTGACCAAGGAGCTGAAGCTGCTGCGGTATGGACTCATTGCCATCCCGGCATTTATCTCGATGTACGTTCAGGACTATGCCAATTATGACCGGTTCACCCTGCGTCTGCTGATTCTGCTGCTGCTGGCAACGCTGGGAGCGCGCCTGCCGGCACGGTTTACCATAGGGATGGCCGCGCTGGAAATGCTGTACTCTTCCTGGCTGTGCTCCAGGTACGGAAGCCTGATGGTATTCCCCTCCCTGTCTGTGCTGCTGGTCTATTTCCGCCTGCGTCCCGGCTCGCTGCCTCTGCTTTTTGCGGGGATTCATCTGACCGTGCTGAACGCTGCCGTCATGGAAGAAGCTCCGGTGATTCGCGCCTGGGTGAATCTGGTGTTTCTGCTGGCTGCCGTGCTGTGCTCCCAGCTTCACTCGGCGGGACGCGGCCGGGAGGAGACGCTGCATCTGTATGACGAGCTGCGCAAAAAGCATTTCGAGCTGGACGAAGCCCGTGATCGGCTGCTCCAATTCGCGTCCCAAGTAGAGAATGCCGCCCAAGCCGAGGAACGGGTCCGGATTTCCCGCCAGCTGCATGACGATATCGGCCATCGGCTGATCCGCGTCAAAATGATGATGGAAGCCGCCCTGCACACGCTTCCCTCCGCGCCGGAAGCGGGCATGTCCATGATGCGGCAGGTGCGCGATCAGCTTGCGGAGAGCATGGATGACCTGCGCGCCGCCGTAAGGCGCATCGGCCGGGGTCCGCATCTTGAGGGAGCCTATGCCCTGGACCGGCTGCTGGAGGAGACCGGCCGGGACACCGGCATTGAGACCTCATATACGGTCGAGGGTGCGCCTTTTCCGCTCTACCCGAGCTTTCAGGTCGTGCTGTACAAAAATGCCCGCGAAGCCATCACCAACGGACTGCGGCACGGGCAGGCGACATCGGTCGGCATCAAGCTCTGCTACAGCCCGTCCGAAGTCACGATGGAGATCAGCAATAACGGAAAGACAATGGAAGAATACGGCGGCGAGATGGCGGAGAGGAGCGGCAACAACCGGGGCAATGGAACACCCTCGGAGCGGTTGCCCGGCGTGAAGCAGGGATTGCAGGAACGTAACGGCAACAACCGGGACAAAGGCCCTCGCCCGGAGCGGTTGCCCGGCGTGAACCAGGGATTGCCGCTTACCGGCGCTGCCGGAGGCATGGGGCTAAAAGGGATGGAGGAACGAACCCGGCTGGTCGGCGGAACATTCGAGGTCCGGGCTGCATATCCCTTCACTGTCATAACAAAGCTGCCGGTCTATAAGCAAAGTGAGATTATGTAG
- a CDS encoding response regulator → MIKVVIVDDDSFIRESLKVLIGMDPDIQVTGAAGDGGEALKLLENGAEADVVLMDIRMPGIDGVEGARLIKQRYPQAAVLMLTTFDDDEYIIEALKGGASGYLLKNIPPDRIIQGIKTVHEGNMLIHPDIARKLASFLQPAAGTTSPCPLESYGLTKTEQSVVAAIAEGHSNKEIAAELFLSEGTVKNYITEILSKLGLRDRTQIAIFYLKNGR, encoded by the coding sequence ATGATTAAAGTCGTAATCGTGGACGACGATTCTTTTATAAGGGAAAGTCTGAAGGTGCTCATTGGCATGGACCCGGATATTCAGGTAACGGGGGCCGCAGGAGATGGCGGCGAGGCGCTGAAGCTGCTGGAGAACGGGGCGGAAGCCGATGTCGTGCTGATGGATATCCGCATGCCCGGCATTGACGGTGTGGAGGGAGCGCGGCTGATCAAGCAGCGTTATCCGCAGGCTGCCGTGCTGATGCTGACCACCTTCGACGATGACGAATATATTATCGAGGCGCTCAAAGGCGGAGCCAGCGGTTATCTGCTCAAAAATATCCCCCCGGACCGCATTATCCAGGGCATCAAGACGGTCCATGAAGGCAATATGCTCATTCATCCCGACATTGCCCGCAAGCTGGCGAGCTTTCTTCAGCCGGCAGCCGGAACCACATCCCCCTGTCCGCTGGAATCATACGGGCTAACCAAGACGGAGCAGTCGGTCGTCGCAGCGATCGCCGAAGGACATTCGAACAAGGAAATTGCCGCTGAACTATTCCTAAGCGAAGGCACGGTCAAGAACTACATAACCGAAATTTTGAGCAAGCTGGGACTCCGGGACCGGACGCAAATCGCTATTTTTTATTTGAAAAATGGGCGGTGA
- a CDS encoding PDZ domain-containing protein, which yields MLELLASLGNAALHMLAQPFYYIALLFMALYYRRQTLLERRLIHVKLHSWGREIWRAIGTGLAAGILVSLAAILLGVSVTGPAVVCIWVVSLALLLFRVRYFCFAYSIGLLGIIQFVLSFFPGFLPGGLGGEVVAAVRGMDIPALLALAAILHVAEALLARWQGPRLATPLFLEGKRGRVVGGYRMEAFWPLPLFLLIPAGAGAGVLPWPTLLGGGLGLVSLPVVIGFSQLTTGMLPQSKAARISGRLLLCGAILLGLALLAARYSPLTLLAALAALLLHEGLVWYGALEERRSSPFFVHPPHGLKVLAVLPGSPAQELGILPGEVLLKVNGEALTGEAQQLHEALRKSPAFCKLEVQNAAGESKYLQRAIYDGDHHLLGVILAPQPDEDTTAPEKPAGIVGIALMTTGARRRPSVASELPSRRETAAAQEAATAREAAAAQETAAARETTAALPAPGSPGPLQGSGGAKSAKR from the coding sequence ATGCTGGAACTGCTGGCAAGCTTGGGGAATGCCGCGCTGCATATGCTGGCGCAGCCCTTTTATTATATCGCTTTGCTGTTCATGGCCCTCTATTACCGCAGGCAGACGCTGCTGGAGCGGCGGCTCATTCATGTAAAGCTGCACAGCTGGGGCAGGGAAATATGGCGCGCCATAGGGACGGGGCTGGCTGCGGGAATTCTCGTCTCGCTGGCAGCCATCCTGCTCGGCGTTTCGGTAACGGGTCCGGCAGTAGTCTGCATCTGGGTGGTCAGCCTGGCTCTGCTGCTGTTCCGGGTGCGGTACTTCTGCTTCGCGTATTCCATCGGCCTGCTTGGTATTATTCAGTTTGTCCTGTCCTTCTTCCCCGGCTTTCTTCCCGGGGGTCTCGGCGGTGAGGTCGTAGCAGCGGTAAGAGGAATGGATATTCCCGCACTGCTGGCTTTGGCAGCCATCCTGCATGTCGCCGAGGCACTGCTGGCCCGCTGGCAAGGTCCTCGGCTTGCGACGCCGCTGTTTCTGGAAGGCAAGCGCGGCCGCGTGGTGGGCGGATACCGGATGGAGGCATTCTGGCCGCTGCCGCTCTTCCTACTGATTCCCGCAGGCGCGGGAGCCGGCGTGCTGCCGTGGCCGACGCTGCTCGGCGGAGGCCTCGGCCTTGTCTCGCTGCCTGTCGTCATCGGCTTCAGCCAACTGACGACGGGCATGCTGCCGCAGAGCAAAGCGGCCCGCATCTCGGGACGGCTGCTGCTCTGCGGCGCCATCCTGCTGGGCCTCGCGCTGCTCGCGGCCCGGTACAGCCCGCTGACGCTGCTCGCGGCGCTCGCGGCTTTGCTGCTGCACGAAGGGCTGGTGTGGTACGGCGCTCTGGAGGAGCGCCGCAGCAGCCCCTTCTTCGTGCATCCGCCGCACGGCCTGAAGGTGCTGGCCGTGCTGCCCGGCAGCCCCGCGCAGGAGCTGGGCATCCTGCCGGGCGAGGTCTTGCTGAAGGTCAACGGCGAAGCGTTGACCGGCGAGGCGCAGCAGCTGCATGAGGCGCTGCGCAAGAGTCCGGCGTTCTGCAAGCTGGAGGTGCAGAACGCCGCAGGCGAGAGCAAGTACCTGCAGCGCGCCATTTACGACGGCGACCATCATCTGCTGGGCGTCATTTTGGCGCCCCAGCCGGATGAAGATACGACGGCACCGGAGAAGCCTGCCGGCATTGTGGGCATTGCCCTCATGACGACGGGCGCCCGCCGCAGGCCGTCCGTCGCCTCGGAGCTGCCGTCCCGGAGAGAGACGGCAGCTGCGCAAGAGGCAGCTACTGCGCGAGAGGCAGCGGCCGCGCAAGAGACAGCGGCTGCGCGAGAGACGACCGCTGCGCTGCCCGCGCCCGGATCGCCCGGACCGCTGCAAGGCTCCGGCGGAGCGAAATCGGCGAAACGATAA
- a CDS encoding S41 family peptidase, which produces MLKKSTAAFMVIAALLCGSLLTLAVTGSLFSGQAAGESVASAPASGGLAQSEAKKLGTTLSLIERNYYKSVDRSKLIDGAVNGMMEALGDPYSNYMAKETAEKFEESIEGSFTGIGAEVASDDGKVVVVSPIKGSPAEKAGIQAKDIIVSVNGTSLTGMDLNDAVAKIRGPKGSTAVLVIQRSGSAQPLTFNIKRDNVTLETVYSSMEKNGVGVIEITQFSLNTADRFKEELAKLEKKGLKGLVIDVRNDPGGVLPVVIDIAEQFVPRGKTIVQVENKNKERELTTSKGRGKDYPVAVLMNKGSASASEILAGALQQSAGAKLIGDNSFGKGTVQTSFDKQLGDGSLLKITIAKWLTPNGSWIHGKGIKPDIAVAQPDYFSVTPIDKSAPLQYNSNSSNVKSAQTMLDGLGYKPGRKDGYFDTGTKDAVKKFQSAAKLKATGIIDAKTAEALEAALIKAIRNPVNDNQRNRGIEEIRKEIGAKASNS; this is translated from the coding sequence ATGTTAAAAAAGAGCACAGCGGCTTTTATGGTTATCGCAGCTCTGCTGTGCGGCAGTCTGTTAACGCTGGCGGTGACGGGCTCGCTCTTTTCCGGACAAGCTGCCGGAGAAAGCGTGGCATCCGCCCCGGCAAGCGGCGGGCTTGCGCAGAGCGAAGCGAAGAAGCTTGGGACGACGCTTAGTCTGATCGAAAGAAATTACTACAAGAGCGTGGATCGAAGCAAGCTGATCGACGGCGCGGTTAACGGGATGATGGAAGCGCTCGGCGATCCTTATTCGAATTACATGGCCAAGGAAACGGCGGAGAAATTCGAAGAGAGCATTGAGGGCTCGTTCACCGGCATTGGAGCCGAGGTCGCCTCGGATGACGGCAAAGTCGTTGTCGTGTCGCCGATCAAAGGCTCGCCGGCGGAGAAGGCCGGAATTCAGGCGAAGGATATTATTGTCTCCGTGAACGGAACATCGCTTACAGGAATGGATTTGAACGACGCGGTCGCCAAAATTCGCGGCCCGAAAGGCAGCACAGCGGTTCTCGTCATCCAGCGAAGCGGTTCCGCTCAGCCCCTGACGTTCAATATCAAACGGGATAACGTGACACTGGAGACGGTCTACTCCTCCATGGAGAAGAACGGTGTTGGCGTGATCGAGATTACGCAGTTCTCGCTGAACACCGCCGACCGCTTCAAGGAAGAGTTGGCCAAGCTGGAGAAGAAGGGACTCAAAGGTCTTGTCATTGACGTCCGCAACGATCCCGGCGGCGTGCTGCCGGTTGTCATCGATATTGCCGAGCAGTTCGTGCCAAGAGGCAAGACGATCGTTCAAGTCGAGAACAAGAACAAGGAACGTGAACTCACGACCTCCAAGGGCAGAGGCAAGGATTATCCGGTCGCCGTCTTGATGAATAAAGGCAGCGCGAGCGCATCTGAGATCTTGGCGGGAGCGCTGCAGCAGTCCGCCGGAGCCAAGCTGATCGGCGATAATTCTTTCGGTAAGGGAACCGTGCAGACCAGCTTTGACAAGCAGCTTGGCGACGGCAGTCTGCTTAAGATTACGATCGCCAAATGGCTGACGCCGAACGGCAGCTGGATTCACGGCAAGGGAATTAAGCCGGATATCGCGGTGGCTCAGCCGGATTATTTTTCGGTGACGCCAATCGATAAGAGTGCACCGCTCCAGTACAACTCTAACAGCTCGAATGTGAAGAGCGCGCAGACGATGCTGGACGGTCTGGGCTATAAGCCGGGGCGCAAAGACGGATATTTTGACACCGGCACGAAGGACGCGGTGAAGAAATTCCAGAGCGCGGCCAAGCTGAAAGCTACCGGTATTATTGACGCCAAGACGGCGGAGGCGCTGGAAGCCGCCTTGATTAAGGCGATCCGAAACCCTGTGAACGACAATCAGCGCAACCGGGGAATTGAAGAGATACGGAAGGAAATCGGGGCGAAGGCGTCGAATTCATAA
- a CDS encoding murein hydrolase activator EnvC family protein, translated as MRKIAAGLAVLLLSAVMFQPSEGYAKKPTVAEIDKQLKQLQQDVKSAKSQQEKAASQGQQAQHYKNKTNQNLQYVLGQIGLVKGEMKQISAKIDNTEQSLKTTASELDAAQERVDSRQKLIESRVRLMYTDGAVSYLDVLLSSKSFSDFLDRADSLKLIVDQDQDLLDQHKRDEATVTQKKKELEGQYAQAKQLYTDLESQRSVLKEKEAEKQELIAYYDKAIEDAEDISQEQNAKLVQLASQRAALEDQKDKLKAEEAARRAAAAKAAAAKRAAEEAARRAAAAAASSSGDSGAEHGGDDSSSTYASGSGPLLLPVGSARVSSPYGYRIHPVTGDRKLHTGVDFAVPQGTDIHAAEAGTVIVAEWWSGYGYCVVIDHGGGMWTLYGHIREGGIKVSVGDKVERGQTIAESGATGRVTGPHLHFEVRIDGKPVEPMDYL; from the coding sequence TTGAGAAAAATAGCCGCCGGTTTAGCCGTATTGCTGCTGTCTGCCGTAATGTTCCAGCCCTCGGAAGGATATGCCAAGAAACCAACCGTCGCCGAAATCGACAAGCAGCTTAAGCAGCTGCAGCAGGATGTGAAGAGTGCGAAATCGCAGCAGGAAAAAGCGGCTTCCCAAGGCCAACAGGCTCAGCACTACAAAAATAAGACGAACCAGAATCTGCAATATGTGCTCGGCCAGATTGGACTGGTAAAGGGCGAAATGAAGCAGATATCCGCCAAAATCGATAACACCGAGCAGTCGCTGAAGACGACGGCATCCGAACTGGACGCTGCGCAGGAGCGGGTGGATTCGCGGCAGAAGCTGATTGAATCCCGCGTGCGTCTCATGTATACGGATGGAGCGGTGTCTTACCTCGACGTGCTGCTCTCTTCCAAGAGCTTCTCGGATTTCCTTGACCGCGCGGATTCGCTTAAGCTAATCGTGGACCAGGACCAGGATTTGCTGGACCAGCATAAACGGGATGAAGCGACCGTTACCCAAAAGAAGAAAGAGCTGGAAGGGCAGTACGCCCAGGCCAAGCAGCTGTACACTGATCTGGAATCGCAGCGGAGCGTCTTGAAGGAGAAGGAAGCCGAGAAGCAGGAGCTGATCGCTTATTACGACAAAGCCATCGAAGATGCGGAGGATATCAGCCAGGAGCAGAACGCCAAGCTGGTACAGTTAGCAAGCCAGCGGGCGGCGCTCGAAGACCAGAAGGACAAGCTGAAGGCTGAAGAAGCGGCAAGAAGAGCGGCGGCGGCCAAGGCGGCAGCAGCAAAAAGAGCGGCCGAGGAAGCGGCGAGAAGAGCAGCGGCGGCAGCGGCCAGCAGCTCCGGCGATTCCGGCGCGGAGCATGGCGGCGATGACTCGAGCAGCACCTACGCCAGCGGCAGCGGTCCGCTGCTGCTGCCCGTGGGCAGCGCGCGGGTGTCTTCGCCGTACGGCTACCGGATTCATCCGGTGACGGGAGATCGCAAGCTGCATACCGGCGTTGACTTCGCCGTTCCGCAGGGCACGGACATTCATGCGGCCGAAGCGGGCACCGTCATTGTCGCGGAATGGTGGAGCGGCTACGGCTACTGCGTCGTTATCGATCACGGCGGCGGCATGTGGACGCTGTACGGACACATTCGCGAGGGCGGAATCAAGGTTAGCGTAGGAGACAAGGTGGAGCGCGGACAGACTATTGCGGAATCGGGCGCCACTGGCCGGGTAACAGGACCCCATCTTCACTTCGAAGTACGGATTGACGGAAAGCCCGTAGAACCGATGGATTACTTATGA
- the ftsX gene encoding permease-like cell division protein FtsX, with product MSFKTFLRHVREGFKNVFRNGWMSVASITSIVVSLLVLGVFILLVLNVNSLADKADSQVQITVHLTLETNQALRETLQNEIGSMPEVSKIEFVPKDQGLEELRKDLGPDADNILEGFDKDNNPLNDAFRVEVVKATTVPFVADKIKALNDTHPEKPIYKVKYGEGAVETLFKITRTVRNVGFVFVAGLGVMSMFLISNTIRVTILARRKEIGIMKLVGATNAFIRWPFFIEGALIGLLGSLITVGVLYAGYSGLNTSMKGDPLMGWRLLPFTDIWMQLSGLLLGLGVLIGIWGSTVSIRKFLKI from the coding sequence ATGAGTTTTAAAACCTTCTTGCGGCATGTGCGGGAAGGCTTCAAGAACGTATTCCGCAACGGCTGGATGTCGGTGGCCTCCATCACATCCATTGTCGTCTCCTTGCTCGTGCTGGGCGTCTTTATTTTATTGGTATTAAATGTGAATTCACTGGCGGACAAGGCGGACAGTCAAGTGCAGATCACCGTTCATTTGACGCTGGAGACAAATCAAGCGCTGCGAGAGACGCTCCAGAATGAGATCGGCAGCATGCCCGAGGTCAGCAAAATCGAGTTCGTCCCCAAAGATCAGGGACTGGAAGAGCTGCGAAAGGATTTGGGGCCGGATGCCGACAACATACTGGAAGGGTTCGACAAAGACAATAACCCACTTAATGACGCTTTCCGGGTGGAAGTTGTGAAGGCGACGACCGTGCCGTTTGTGGCGGATAAGATCAAGGCGCTGAACGATACACACCCCGAGAAACCGATCTACAAGGTGAAATATGGGGAGGGCGCAGTGGAGACTCTGTTCAAAATCACGCGCACGGTCCGCAACGTCGGGTTTGTTTTTGTCGCAGGGCTCGGTGTCATGTCGATGTTCCTGATTTCCAATACGATCCGGGTGACCATACTGGCCCGCCGCAAGGAGATTGGAATTATGAAGCTGGTGGGGGCGACGAATGCTTTTATCCGCTGGCCGTTCTTTATCGAGGGCGCGCTGATCGGGCTGCTTGGCTCGCTGATTACCGTCGGGGTACTGTATGCCGGGTATTCCGGTCTGAATACATCCATGAAGGGTGATCCGCTGATGGGGTGGAGACTATTGCCCTTTACCGATATCTGGATGCAGCTGAGCGGTCTGCTGCTCGGACTTGGGGTGCTGATCGGCATCTGGGGAAGCACCGTGTCCATCCGCAAGTTTTTGAAGATCTGA
- the ftsE gene encoding cell division ATP-binding protein FtsE gives MIEMQDIWKTYPNGTHALQGVSVKIDRNEFVYIVGPSGAGKSTFMKLIYREEAPTKGQISVGGFNIGKLKPRKIPYVRRNIGVVFQDFRLLPKLTAFENIAFAMEVIEAPKKQIKKRVNEVLDLVGLRSKANREPSQLSGGEQQRIAIARAIVNNPSVIVADEPTGNLDPETSWGIMQLLDEINFRGTTIVMATHNRDIVNKMRKRVLAIEHGLIVRDQLRGEYGYEF, from the coding sequence ATGATCGAAATGCAGGATATCTGGAAGACATATCCAAATGGCACCCATGCACTTCAAGGAGTGTCGGTCAAAATCGACCGCAACGAATTCGTATATATCGTCGGCCCGTCGGGCGCGGGCAAATCGACGTTCATGAAATTGATTTATAGAGAAGAAGCGCCGACCAAGGGCCAGATTTCCGTGGGGGGGTTCAATATCGGCAAGCTGAAGCCGCGCAAAATCCCCTACGTCCGCCGCAATATCGGCGTAGTATTCCAGGATTTCAGGCTGCTTCCGAAGCTGACGGCTTTTGAAAATATCGCGTTTGCGATGGAGGTTATCGAAGCGCCGAAAAAGCAGATCAAGAAACGGGTGAACGAAGTGCTAGATCTGGTGGGCCTGCGTTCCAAAGCGAATCGCGAGCCTTCCCAGCTCTCCGGCGGGGAACAGCAGCGGATCGCCATCGCCCGGGCTATCGTCAACAATCCCTCGGTCATTGTGGCGGACGAGCCTACGGGCAATTTGGACCCGGAGACGTCATGGGGCATTATGCAGCTGCTGGATGAAATTAATTTTCGCGGCACAACGATAGTCATGGCCACCCATAACCGGGATATCGTGAACAAAATGCGCAAACGCGTGCTAGCCATCGAGCATGGACTGATCGTCAGAGACCAACTGAGAGGAGAATACGGATATGAGTTTTAA